In Lacinutrix sp. Bg11-31, the DNA window CTGGTAGAATAGTACTATCCTCATTAAGGTGCACTAAAAAATTAGTGATGCGTTGCTCTATTTCGTTTGTACTTAAATAAGATTCTGTTGGGAGATTTACATATAGTAATTTTACTTCTATATCTAATGCTTTAAATAATGCAGTTACTTTATTAAAGACTTTTAAGCTTTCTAATTTATAATCTGAAGCAAATACAGCTTTAGATGCTGTAAAGTTATGAGCATCTTTAATTACTAAAACTGGCACAGAAGCAGTTCTAACAACTTTTTCGGTATTAGAGCCAACAAAAACTTCACTTAAACCACTGCTTCCATGAGAACCCATTACAATAAGATATGCATCGTGTTCTTTTGCTACATCGTCAATTTCGCTAAATACCTTATAATTTTTAACGGTTTGATGTATAGTAATACCTTCTAAATAGTCTTTATCTAAAAACTCAGCAAAACGTTTTTGAGCAAGTTTTAATAAAAAGAGACCTTCCATAGAGTCTTCTTCCTTAGTAATTACAGCATCACTAAGACCTAGCATGTGTACAGCAACAATTTCTGCATTTTGTTTTTTTGCTATTTGAGAGGCTGCTTTTAAAGCATTCTCTGAGTATTCAGAGAAATCTACGGGAACTAGTATTTTTTTCATTGTTATAAAGTTGAGTATTAATATTATTCAAAGGTAAGATTAGAATTATTTTCTTATAGTGACAAAAGTCATCCTTTAAGAGCTTTTTTAATTTTACGTTTACAATCTTAAAAATGATAAATGAAAGCGATTGTTATATCCAAAAACGCAAAAGAATACACATTTATAAAAGATTGTATTGCCAATACTAAGGGTGTTTCGAATCTAGAAGTAGATATTATAAACAATAAATTTATTTTCGATTTTTCTACGCATAATATAATAGAAGGTTTACGTGAAAAGTTGATAGCTTTTGGTTTTGTTGTGGAATTTATTTATTAAAATAATGAAATTCTTCATTTCTATTATATAAGTATTAAATGCTTTATTATCAATCTATTTCATTTTGTGATTTATATCATTTATAGAAATTACATTCAGCATTATATTTGGTTTAAATAAAAATTATACTATTGATAGCGACTCGTTCCATAAAAGAAAAAACAAAGGTTTTTATTAATGAAATAGGCGATATTACTTATTTCGCTATTCGTTTTTTTAAAGAATTATTGACTAAGCCTTTTGAATGGAAAGAGCTTGTTAGGCAGTGCTATAATATTGGAAATCGTTCATTATTATTAGTTAGCGTAACAGGATTTATTTTAGGTTTAGTATTTACATTACAGTCCAGACCTACATTAATGGAGTTTGGAGCAGAGTCTTGGATGCCTTCTATGGTAAGTATTTCTATTATTAGAGAAATAGGACCAGTAATTATTGCACTTATTTGTGCGGGTCGTATTGGTTCAAGTATAGGAGCAGAACTAGGTTCTATGCGTGTTACAGAACAAATTGATGCTATGGAAGTATCTGGCACAAACCCATTTAAATATCTAGTAGTTACCAGGATTTTAGCAACTACATTAATGTTACCGTTACTAATTATAATAGGAGATGCTATTGCTTTATTTGGCTCTGCAATTATTGAAAATTTAAAAGGGGAAGTATCTTATCTGTTATATTTTAATAAAGTATTTGATGCACTTCAATTTAGCGATATTATTCCTGCAACAATAAAATCATTCTTTTTTGGATTTGCTATTGGTTTAATAGGTTGCTACAAAGGTTATAATTGCTCTAAAGGGACTGTTGGTGTTGGAGAAGCATCTAACACAGCTGTAGTATACTCATCAATGCTGTTATTTATAATCGATTTTATTGCTGTATTTATTACAGATATATTCTTTGAAATTTAATGAAGAAAAAACAACACATACAACCAGTTTTGGAAATTAAAAACTTAAATAAAAGTTTTGGTAATAATCATGTGCTTAAAGGTTTTAATTTAAAATTATACGAAGGTGAGAATTTGGTAATTATGGGAAAATCTGGTTCAGGAAAATCCGTAATGATAAAATGTTTAGTGGGCTTAATGGCCGCAGATAGTGGGAGTATTAAAATTCATGATTATGAAATAGCATCATTAGGAAGAAAAGAATTAGATGTTTTAAGAACCGAAATAGGCTTTCTATTTCAAGGTAGTGCGTTGTACGATTCTATGACTGTACGTGAGAATCTTGAGTTTCCTTTACGAAGGCACGTTGATGAATTTAAAAAAGATAAAGATACAGATGTATTAGTAAAAGAAGCACTTGAAAATGTAGGATTAGCTAATGCTATAGATTTAATGCCATCAGAATTATCTGGTGGTATGCAACGTCGAGTGGCTTTGGCTAGAGCACTTATTTTAAAGCCTAAAATTATTTTGTATGATGAACCAACTACTGGGTTAGATCCAATAACTGCTAAAGAAATAATTCAATTAATGCGAACTATACAAAAACAATATAAAACGTCATCACTCATTATAACTCATGATGTTGATTGTGCTCGTGTTATTTCTAATAGGATGATTTTATTGGTTGATGGCACAAATTATGTTGAGGGTACTTTTGATGAATTATCAAAATCTAAAGATCCTCAAGTGCAAGCATTTTTTAAAAATTAAAGATTATGAAACAAACAATATCTCAAAAAATAAAAGTTGGTACATTTGTAATTCTTGGCACAATTATTTTAGTAGCAGCGTTATATTTTATTGGAAATAAGCAACATATATTTAGTAAAAACATTAAAGTTTACAGTGTTTTTCAGAATGTAAATGGTTTACAATTGGGAAATAATGTACGCTATTCTGGGATCAATATAGGTACTGTTAGCCAAATAGAAATGATAAACAATGCACAAATTGTGGTGCAAATGTTAGTAGAAGAGAAAACAGGAGCATTTATTAAAAAAGATGCTATTGCAACTATTGGTTCAGATGGATTAGTTGGTAGCATGGTTGTTAATATTATTCCAGGAAAAAAAAACTTAGCTGTTATTATCTCTGGGGATTCAATTGCATCTTATAGTAAAATTGGAGCAGACGATATGCTATCTACCTTAAATGTAACGAACGAAAATGCCGCACTTTTAACGTCTGATTTATTAAAAATTACCACTAAAATTTTAGATGGCGAGGGAGTTTTAGGAGCATTAATTACAGATTCATTACTTACAAAAGATATAAAAGAAACACTCTATAATTTAAAACAAACAACTAAAGGCACAGATCAAGCAGCTGTAAAATTAAATAAACTATTATCTAAAATTAATTTTGAAGATAGTGCAGCTGGTGTTTTACTAAACGATACTATAGCAGGTAATCAAGTTAAAAAGGTGTTTAATAATTTAGAAGAATCTAGTAAATCTATTTTAGAAATCACTAAAACTTTAGATGAAATGGTTTTAGAAATAAAACAAAAAGAAAGCACTTTTAATTATCTAACTAAGGACGAAGAGCTTCCAAAAATTATAGACTCAACAATGTTAAATATTAAAGAAGCTTCAGAAAAATTAAATGAAAACATGGAAGCTTTAAAACATAATTTTTTCTTTAAAGGTTACTTTAAAAAACAAGAGCGATTAGAAAAAAAAGAGGCTAAAAAAAATCAAAATAATGAAAATTGAACACTTGCAAGAACGGGTTTTAGACTATAAAACATCTATTGAAACTGTTGTAGAAAAGAAAATACAATGGAGTAAGGTTACAAAACCATTATTATTAAAAACGCTCAAAACAATAGTTAAAAAATATGCTATTGGCTGGAAAGTACAAGAGCTAAATTGGATACATAATAACGAAGCTGTAAATATTACTTTCGATTCTTTTCCAGAAGCATTAATAGATTGTACCAATCGTATTCCAGCTTATCAATTTATTTCTGGTGCTGCATTAGTTTATTCTCAAACCTATAGTGGAGACGTATTTATATTTGTGCTCTTTCCAGATATTAATGAAATTAATTATGAAGATAATATTGTTGAGTTTGTAACTCTTAATCCCTTAGAGATTTCAGAAAAATTAATAGTTGAAAACGTTGATCAATTTTTAAAAGAAATGATAAAATGGGAGTTACCTAGTAAAAAGACAAAATTAGGTTATAGCTAATATTTAATCTATTAATTCACGTTTATTTTTTTGAAGAACTTTTATAGCTTCTTCGTATCCAATATTAAAAATAGCATCTATATTTTTTATACTAAATAGCCCATATTCTTTAAGTTTATCTGGATAAACCACCAAATCGCATAGATTAAATTTTGACATAGATTGATTGTTAAAACTAATATTATAAGCACGATTTAAAACTTGATAAGAGTGCTTTAAATCTTTAGTTGCAACATCTTGTATGGGATTAACATAAACGCCAATAATTTTTGAACACTCTTTTTGTAGAGGTTCTACTGGAAAATTATTTAAAATACCACCATCTATGTATATACTATCCTTCATTAAAACGGGAGAGAAAATTCCGGGTACTGCAGATGAAGCTAAAATAGGCTTTATAAGTTCGCCAGAATTAAATGTTTCTAAATTTGCAGTTAATAAATTGGTTGTACTAATATATAATTTGCGTTTTAGTGTGTTAAAATCATCTTGAGTAAAAAAAGGTTTTAAATCTTTATAAAATTTAGAGGTATCAATAAATCCAGGTTTATTATTTGCATATTTTTTATAATTAAATATTGGTACATTTTTAAAAAATTGTAGAATCTCCTGCCATGAATGTCCAGCAGCATATAAACTACCTACAATAGCACCTGCACTTGTTCCAGAAACATGAGAAACAGTAATATTATATTCTTCTAATGCTTTTAATACACCTATATGTGCGACACCTCTAATTCCACCACCAGATAAAACTAATCCTACATTCATTTTTTTTATTTTATATAAAAGTAGTAGAGTTGTAA includes these proteins:
- a CDS encoding universal stress protein, whose product is MKKILVPVDFSEYSENALKAASQIAKKQNAEIVAVHMLGLSDAVITKEEDSMEGLFLLKLAQKRFAEFLDKDYLEGITIHQTVKNYKVFSEIDDVAKEHDAYLIVMGSHGSSGLSEVFVGSNTEKVVRTASVPVLVIKDAHNFTASKAVFASDYKLESLKVFNKVTALFKALDIEVKLLYVNLPTESYLSTNEIEQRITNFLVHLNEDSTILPEDIAIYSDYSVEKGIFNYAKRVKADIIGIPTHGRKGLAHFFSGSISEDVVNHSKLPVLTVKI
- a CDS encoding MlaE family ABC transporter permease, with the translated sequence MIATRSIKEKTKVFINEIGDITYFAIRFFKELLTKPFEWKELVRQCYNIGNRSLLLVSVTGFILGLVFTLQSRPTLMEFGAESWMPSMVSISIIREIGPVIIALICAGRIGSSIGAELGSMRVTEQIDAMEVSGTNPFKYLVVTRILATTLMLPLLIIIGDAIALFGSAIIENLKGEVSYLLYFNKVFDALQFSDIIPATIKSFFFGFAIGLIGCYKGYNCSKGTVGVGEASNTAVVYSSMLLFIIDFIAVFITDIFFEI
- a CDS encoding ABC transporter ATP-binding protein produces the protein MKKKQHIQPVLEIKNLNKSFGNNHVLKGFNLKLYEGENLVIMGKSGSGKSVMIKCLVGLMAADSGSIKIHDYEIASLGRKELDVLRTEIGFLFQGSALYDSMTVRENLEFPLRRHVDEFKKDKDTDVLVKEALENVGLANAIDLMPSELSGGMQRRVALARALILKPKIILYDEPTTGLDPITAKEIIQLMRTIQKQYKTSSLIITHDVDCARVISNRMILLVDGTNYVEGTFDELSKSKDPQVQAFFKN
- a CDS encoding MlaD family protein, whose amino-acid sequence is MKQTISQKIKVGTFVILGTIILVAALYFIGNKQHIFSKNIKVYSVFQNVNGLQLGNNVRYSGINIGTVSQIEMINNAQIVVQMLVEEKTGAFIKKDAIATIGSDGLVGSMVVNIIPGKKNLAVIISGDSIASYSKIGADDMLSTLNVTNENAALLTSDLLKITTKILDGEGVLGALITDSLLTKDIKETLYNLKQTTKGTDQAAVKLNKLLSKINFEDSAAGVLLNDTIAGNQVKKVFNNLEESSKSILEITKTLDEMVLEIKQKESTFNYLTKDEELPKIIDSTMLNIKEASEKLNENMEALKHNFFFKGYFKKQERLEKKEAKKNQNNEN
- a CDS encoding patatin-like phospholipase family protein; the protein is MNVGLVLSGGGIRGVAHIGVLKALEEYNITVSHVSGTSAGAIVGSLYAAGHSWQEILQFFKNVPIFNYKKYANNKPGFIDTSKFYKDLKPFFTQDDFNTLKRKLYISTTNLLTANLETFNSGELIKPILASSAVPGIFSPVLMKDSIYIDGGILNNFPVEPLQKECSKIIGVYVNPIQDVATKDLKHSYQVLNRAYNISFNNQSMSKFNLCDLVVYPDKLKEYGLFSIKNIDAIFNIGYEEAIKVLQKNKRELID